The Ischnura elegans chromosome 1, ioIscEleg1.1, whole genome shotgun sequence genome contains a region encoding:
- the LOC124165568 gene encoding aminopeptidase N-like isoform X1 — MDKIFLAVAVFIAWGAFGPSLAEKVFEDPVSELEGNSEFYVDRDPDYYRLPKGVTPLTYELRMIPFLDEDNQTFKGDVTIKLLINSATRNITLHSRELNVSDIRIFEFNPPNVEIPVQNIRLKPDRDFLVVESQMTLVENKMYILRLKFEGELGDNNVGFFKRSYEDSMGRRQWLAATHFEGLYARMAFPCFDEPHLKANFSISVARPRNMNTLSNMKLKRLPVADPTLPDNYMWDHFEETPKMSTYLVAFIVSNLSYMKAEGHEFRVWTRREYINDVEYSVRIGPKILEVMKNITGIEYSLPKMDMVTVPDYRKSMENWGLVIHGESKLLFNDEESSEARKQRVSYIVAHELAHQWFGNLVSPEWWTWIWLNEGFATYYGKLAMERIEPSWRMMEQFVVEDMQPVLAYDSSFNLFQPMNHMIKHQYDVDYAFDDISYEKAASVIRMMSDFLSESTFSRGLETYLNQRKYNSATDTHLFEAMDTQALIDQVLPANFSVKTIMSSWTTQIGHPVVTVKRDYLTGRVTLKQEKFSYFRWTRGAKKELWWVPIKYTSQNAGKFNETKVMHWMKDRSDSILLGSPPAADEWILFNVNQIGFYRVNYDDRNWSLLSNYLNSNEYRNIPPVERAMLIDDALNLAMGGYINYSVALNLTSYLHRESDFIPLYAAYRGFSILEWVLLQYHSNELSNFKEHMRKLLTSYFGTRTFEVTPVDDHVMKLSRNLLLPWACKYNYDHCKSKAIKLFREWRENSTKSIPSDLKRVVYCFGIKEGGNEDWDYVWNAYRKSSVATEKDALLLSLGCSRNDTKILGMDPAELQKLIKIATKQKASEILSEKMNLSDIEEGPFGEDVDYIWGFIPLTQEWMDKFGPNIESWLRWAHLQDPFNLRATQLEF, encoded by the exons ATGGATAAGATCTTCCTGGCTGTGGCAGTGTTCATAGCATGGGGGGCATTTGGGCCGAGTTTGGCGGAAAAGGTGTTTGAGGACCCTGTATCGGAATTAGAGGGAAACAGTGAATTCTATGTAGATAGGGATCCAGATTATTACAGACTCCCGAAAGGGGTCACTCCGCTGACTTACGAGCTACGAATGATTCCTTTCCTCGATGAAGACAACCAAACGTTCAAAGGAGACGTCACGATCAAGCTGCTGATCAACTCTGCCACGAGGAACATAACGTTGCACTCTAGAGAGTTGAACGTATCTGATATTCGGATTTTTGAATTCAACCCACCGAATGTTGAGATCCCCGTTCAGAACATCCGCCTGAAGCCAGACAGGGACTTTTTGGTGGTGGAATCACAAATGACTCTTGTAGAGAACAAAATGTACATTCTTCGTTTAAAATTCGAAGGTGAACTCGGTGACAACAACGTTGGGTTTTTCAAAAGATCCTACGAAGACAGTATGGGGAGACGGCA ATGGCTGGCTGCAACACATTTTGAGGGATTATATGCCAGAATGGCATTTCCATGTTTTGATGAACCACACCTCAAAGCCAATTTCTCCATAAGCGTTGCAAGGCCACGCAATATGAATACATTGAGCAACATGAAGCTGAAACGATTACCAGTTGCTGa CCCAACACTACCTGATAATTATATGTGGGATCACTTTGAGGAGACGCCGAAAATGTCAACTTATTTGGTGGCTTTTATCGTCTCCAACCTCTCATATATGAAGGCAGAAGGTCATGAATTCCGGGTTTGGACCAGAAGAGAGTATATTAATGATGTGGAATACAGCGTGAGAATTGGACCAAAAATTTTAGAGGTCATGAAGAATATTACTGGGATTGAATATTCTTTACCGAAGATGGATATGGTTACCGTGCCAGATTACAGAAAATCCATGGAGAACTGGGGACTAGTAATCCATGG AGAGTCAAAGTTACTATTTAATGACGAGGAGTCATCGGAAGCAAGAAAGCAGCGTGTTTCATATATCGTGGCGCATGAGTTGGCTCATCAGTGGTTCGGAAACCTGGTTAGCCCAGAGTGGTGGACCTGGATTTGGTTGAACGAAGGGTTCGCCACGTACTACGGCAAGCTCGCGATGGAAAGA ATTGAACCCTCATGGAGAATGATGGAACAATTTGTTGTTGAAGACATGCAGCCCGTATTGGCATACGACTCATCTTTCAATCTCTTTCAACCAATGAACCACATGATCAAACATCAATATGATGTGGATTATGCTTTTGATGACATTTCTTACGAAAAAG CTGCGTCTGTAATCAGGATGATGTCAGACTTTCTGTCCGAATCAACTTTTTCTCGAGGCCTAGAAACATATCTAAATCAAAG GAAATATAATTCAGCCACAGATACGCACCTTTTTGAGGCAATGGACACTCAGGCACTGATTGATCAAGTTCTACCAGCAAATTTCTCGGTCAAGACAATCATGAGTTCATGGACAACTCAAATTGGGCACCCGGTCGTTACCGTGAAGAGAGATTATCTCACCGGTAGAGTAACGTTGAAACAG GAGAAATTTTCTTACTTTCGGTGGACCAGAGGCGCTAAAAAAGAATTATGGTGGGTTCCGATCAAATATACGTCGCAGAATGCTGGGAAATTCAATGAAACCAAGGTTATGCACTGGATGAAAGACCGCTCCGATTCTATTTTGCTGGGAAGCCCTCCTGCTGCTGATGAATGGATTCTTTTCAACGTTAATCAGATAG gaTTCTACCGGGTCAACTACGACGATCGCAACTGGAGTCTCCTGAGCAATTACTTGAATTCTAATGAATACCGCAATATTCCGCCCGTTGAGCGTGCAATGCTGATCGACGATGCTCTCAATTTGGCCATGGGTGGTTACATAAACTATAGTGTAGCCCTAAATTTAACGTCTTATTTGCATCGAGAATCAGACTTCATTCCCTTATATGCCGCTTACAGAGGATTCAGTATCTTGGAATGGGTGCTATTGCAATACCATTCCAATGAGCTGAGTAACTTCAAG GAACACATGAGGAAATTACTGACAAGTTATTTCGGTACGCGAACATTCGAAGTGACGCCTGTGGATGACCATGTGATGAAACTTAGTCGAAATTTGCTGTTACCCTGGGCATGCAAATATAATTACGACCACTGCAAATCCAAGGCCATCAAATTATTCAGAGAGTGGAGAGAAAACAGCACAAAGAG CATTCCTTCCGACCTAAAGAGGGTGGTTTATTGCTTCGGAATCAAAGAGGGAGGCAATGAAGACTGGGATTATGTTTGGAATGCTTACCGAAAATCTTCGGTCGCAACTGAAAAAGATGCCTTACTACTATCATTGGGGTGCAGTAGGAATGACACCAAAATCCTCGG TATGGATCCTGCAGaactacaaaaattaattaaaattgctaCGAAGCAAAAGGCATCCGAAATTCTGTCAGAGAAG ATGAATCTGAGCGACATCGAAGAGGGTCCATTTGGTGAAGATGTTGATTATATTTGGGGATTTATTCCCTTAACCCAGGAATGGATGGATAAATTTGGACCCAATATCGAGTCGTGGCTGAGATGGGCGCATCTTCAAGATCCTTTCAACTTACGTGCAACGCAATTAGAATTTTAA
- the LOC124165568 gene encoding aminopeptidase N-like isoform X3, translated as MDKIFLAVAVFIAWGAFGPSLAEKVFEDPVSELEGNSEFYVDRDPDYYRLPKGVTPLTYELRMIPFLDEDNQTFKGDVTIKLLINSATRNITLHSRELNVSDIRIFEFNPPNVEIPVQNIRLKPDRDFLVVESQMTLVENKMYILRLKFEGELGDNNVGFFKRSYEDSMGRRQWLAATHFEGLYARMAFPCFDEPHLKANFSISVARPRNMNTLSNMKLKRLPVADPTLPDNYMWDHFEETPKMSTYLVAFIVSNLSYMKAEGHEFRVWTRREYINDVEYSVRIGPKILEVMKNITGIEYSLPKMDMVTVPDYRKSMENWGLVIHGESKLLFNDEESSEARKQRVSYIVAHELAHQWFGNLVSPEWWTWIWLNEGFATYYGKLAMERIEPSWRMMEQFVVEDMQPVLAYDSSFNLFQPMNHMIKHQYDVDYAFDDISYEKAASVIRMMSDFLSESTFSRGLETYLNQRKYNSATDTHLFEAMDTQALIDQVLPANFSVKTIMSSWTTQIGHPVVTVKRDYLTGRVTLKQEHMRKLLTSYFGTRTFEVTPVDDHVMKLSRNLLLPWACKYNYDHCKSKAIKLFREWRENSTKSIPSDLKRVVYCFGIKEGGNEDWDYVWNAYRKSSVATEKDALLLSLGCSRNDTKILGMDPAELQKLIKIATKQKASEILSEKMNLSDIEEGPFGEDVDYIWGFIPLTQEWMDKFGPNIESWLRWAHLQDPFNLRATQLEF; from the exons ATGGATAAGATCTTCCTGGCTGTGGCAGTGTTCATAGCATGGGGGGCATTTGGGCCGAGTTTGGCGGAAAAGGTGTTTGAGGACCCTGTATCGGAATTAGAGGGAAACAGTGAATTCTATGTAGATAGGGATCCAGATTATTACAGACTCCCGAAAGGGGTCACTCCGCTGACTTACGAGCTACGAATGATTCCTTTCCTCGATGAAGACAACCAAACGTTCAAAGGAGACGTCACGATCAAGCTGCTGATCAACTCTGCCACGAGGAACATAACGTTGCACTCTAGAGAGTTGAACGTATCTGATATTCGGATTTTTGAATTCAACCCACCGAATGTTGAGATCCCCGTTCAGAACATCCGCCTGAAGCCAGACAGGGACTTTTTGGTGGTGGAATCACAAATGACTCTTGTAGAGAACAAAATGTACATTCTTCGTTTAAAATTCGAAGGTGAACTCGGTGACAACAACGTTGGGTTTTTCAAAAGATCCTACGAAGACAGTATGGGGAGACGGCA ATGGCTGGCTGCAACACATTTTGAGGGATTATATGCCAGAATGGCATTTCCATGTTTTGATGAACCACACCTCAAAGCCAATTTCTCCATAAGCGTTGCAAGGCCACGCAATATGAATACATTGAGCAACATGAAGCTGAAACGATTACCAGTTGCTGa CCCAACACTACCTGATAATTATATGTGGGATCACTTTGAGGAGACGCCGAAAATGTCAACTTATTTGGTGGCTTTTATCGTCTCCAACCTCTCATATATGAAGGCAGAAGGTCATGAATTCCGGGTTTGGACCAGAAGAGAGTATATTAATGATGTGGAATACAGCGTGAGAATTGGACCAAAAATTTTAGAGGTCATGAAGAATATTACTGGGATTGAATATTCTTTACCGAAGATGGATATGGTTACCGTGCCAGATTACAGAAAATCCATGGAGAACTGGGGACTAGTAATCCATGG AGAGTCAAAGTTACTATTTAATGACGAGGAGTCATCGGAAGCAAGAAAGCAGCGTGTTTCATATATCGTGGCGCATGAGTTGGCTCATCAGTGGTTCGGAAACCTGGTTAGCCCAGAGTGGTGGACCTGGATTTGGTTGAACGAAGGGTTCGCCACGTACTACGGCAAGCTCGCGATGGAAAGA ATTGAACCCTCATGGAGAATGATGGAACAATTTGTTGTTGAAGACATGCAGCCCGTATTGGCATACGACTCATCTTTCAATCTCTTTCAACCAATGAACCACATGATCAAACATCAATATGATGTGGATTATGCTTTTGATGACATTTCTTACGAAAAAG CTGCGTCTGTAATCAGGATGATGTCAGACTTTCTGTCCGAATCAACTTTTTCTCGAGGCCTAGAAACATATCTAAATCAAAG GAAATATAATTCAGCCACAGATACGCACCTTTTTGAGGCAATGGACACTCAGGCACTGATTGATCAAGTTCTACCAGCAAATTTCTCGGTCAAGACAATCATGAGTTCATGGACAACTCAAATTGGGCACCCGGTCGTTACCGTGAAGAGAGATTATCTCACCGGTAGAGTAACGTTGAAACAG GAACACATGAGGAAATTACTGACAAGTTATTTCGGTACGCGAACATTCGAAGTGACGCCTGTGGATGACCATGTGATGAAACTTAGTCGAAATTTGCTGTTACCCTGGGCATGCAAATATAATTACGACCACTGCAAATCCAAGGCCATCAAATTATTCAGAGAGTGGAGAGAAAACAGCACAAAGAG CATTCCTTCCGACCTAAAGAGGGTGGTTTATTGCTTCGGAATCAAAGAGGGAGGCAATGAAGACTGGGATTATGTTTGGAATGCTTACCGAAAATCTTCGGTCGCAACTGAAAAAGATGCCTTACTACTATCATTGGGGTGCAGTAGGAATGACACCAAAATCCTCGG TATGGATCCTGCAGaactacaaaaattaattaaaattgctaCGAAGCAAAAGGCATCCGAAATTCTGTCAGAGAAG ATGAATCTGAGCGACATCGAAGAGGGTCCATTTGGTGAAGATGTTGATTATATTTGGGGATTTATTCCCTTAACCCAGGAATGGATGGATAAATTTGGACCCAATATCGAGTCGTGGCTGAGATGGGCGCATCTTCAAGATCCTTTCAACTTACGTGCAACGCAATTAGAATTTTAA
- the LOC124165568 gene encoding glutamyl aminopeptidase-like isoform X2 has translation MDKIFLAVAVFIAWGAFGPSLAEKVFEDPVSELEGNSEFYVDRDPDYYRLPKGVTPLTYELRMIPFLDEDNQTFKGDVTIKLLINSATRNITLHSRELNVSDIRIFEFNPPNVEIPVQNIRLKPDRDFLVVESQMTLVENKMYILRLKFEGELGDNNVGFFKRSYEDSMGRRQWLAATHFEGLYARMAFPCFDEPHLKANFSISVARPRNMNTLSNMKLKRLPVAEESKLLFNDEESSEARKQRVSYIVAHELAHQWFGNLVSPEWWTWIWLNEGFATYYGKLAMERIEPSWRMMEQFVVEDMQPVLAYDSSFNLFQPMNHMIKHQYDVDYAFDDISYEKAASVIRMMSDFLSESTFSRGLETYLNQRKYNSATDTHLFEAMDTQALIDQVLPANFSVKTIMSSWTTQIGHPVVTVKRDYLTGRVTLKQEKFSYFRWTRGAKKELWWVPIKYTSQNAGKFNETKVMHWMKDRSDSILLGSPPAADEWILFNVNQIGFYRVNYDDRNWSLLSNYLNSNEYRNIPPVERAMLIDDALNLAMGGYINYSVALNLTSYLHRESDFIPLYAAYRGFSILEWVLLQYHSNELSNFKEHMRKLLTSYFGTRTFEVTPVDDHVMKLSRNLLLPWACKYNYDHCKSKAIKLFREWRENSTKSIPSDLKRVVYCFGIKEGGNEDWDYVWNAYRKSSVATEKDALLLSLGCSRNDTKILGMDPAELQKLIKIATKQKASEILSEKMNLSDIEEGPFGEDVDYIWGFIPLTQEWMDKFGPNIESWLRWAHLQDPFNLRATQLEF, from the exons ATGGATAAGATCTTCCTGGCTGTGGCAGTGTTCATAGCATGGGGGGCATTTGGGCCGAGTTTGGCGGAAAAGGTGTTTGAGGACCCTGTATCGGAATTAGAGGGAAACAGTGAATTCTATGTAGATAGGGATCCAGATTATTACAGACTCCCGAAAGGGGTCACTCCGCTGACTTACGAGCTACGAATGATTCCTTTCCTCGATGAAGACAACCAAACGTTCAAAGGAGACGTCACGATCAAGCTGCTGATCAACTCTGCCACGAGGAACATAACGTTGCACTCTAGAGAGTTGAACGTATCTGATATTCGGATTTTTGAATTCAACCCACCGAATGTTGAGATCCCCGTTCAGAACATCCGCCTGAAGCCAGACAGGGACTTTTTGGTGGTGGAATCACAAATGACTCTTGTAGAGAACAAAATGTACATTCTTCGTTTAAAATTCGAAGGTGAACTCGGTGACAACAACGTTGGGTTTTTCAAAAGATCCTACGAAGACAGTATGGGGAGACGGCA ATGGCTGGCTGCAACACATTTTGAGGGATTATATGCCAGAATGGCATTTCCATGTTTTGATGAACCACACCTCAAAGCCAATTTCTCCATAAGCGTTGCAAGGCCACGCAATATGAATACATTGAGCAACATGAAGCTGAAACGATTACCAGTTGCTGa AGAGTCAAAGTTACTATTTAATGACGAGGAGTCATCGGAAGCAAGAAAGCAGCGTGTTTCATATATCGTGGCGCATGAGTTGGCTCATCAGTGGTTCGGAAACCTGGTTAGCCCAGAGTGGTGGACCTGGATTTGGTTGAACGAAGGGTTCGCCACGTACTACGGCAAGCTCGCGATGGAAAGA ATTGAACCCTCATGGAGAATGATGGAACAATTTGTTGTTGAAGACATGCAGCCCGTATTGGCATACGACTCATCTTTCAATCTCTTTCAACCAATGAACCACATGATCAAACATCAATATGATGTGGATTATGCTTTTGATGACATTTCTTACGAAAAAG CTGCGTCTGTAATCAGGATGATGTCAGACTTTCTGTCCGAATCAACTTTTTCTCGAGGCCTAGAAACATATCTAAATCAAAG GAAATATAATTCAGCCACAGATACGCACCTTTTTGAGGCAATGGACACTCAGGCACTGATTGATCAAGTTCTACCAGCAAATTTCTCGGTCAAGACAATCATGAGTTCATGGACAACTCAAATTGGGCACCCGGTCGTTACCGTGAAGAGAGATTATCTCACCGGTAGAGTAACGTTGAAACAG GAGAAATTTTCTTACTTTCGGTGGACCAGAGGCGCTAAAAAAGAATTATGGTGGGTTCCGATCAAATATACGTCGCAGAATGCTGGGAAATTCAATGAAACCAAGGTTATGCACTGGATGAAAGACCGCTCCGATTCTATTTTGCTGGGAAGCCCTCCTGCTGCTGATGAATGGATTCTTTTCAACGTTAATCAGATAG gaTTCTACCGGGTCAACTACGACGATCGCAACTGGAGTCTCCTGAGCAATTACTTGAATTCTAATGAATACCGCAATATTCCGCCCGTTGAGCGTGCAATGCTGATCGACGATGCTCTCAATTTGGCCATGGGTGGTTACATAAACTATAGTGTAGCCCTAAATTTAACGTCTTATTTGCATCGAGAATCAGACTTCATTCCCTTATATGCCGCTTACAGAGGATTCAGTATCTTGGAATGGGTGCTATTGCAATACCATTCCAATGAGCTGAGTAACTTCAAG GAACACATGAGGAAATTACTGACAAGTTATTTCGGTACGCGAACATTCGAAGTGACGCCTGTGGATGACCATGTGATGAAACTTAGTCGAAATTTGCTGTTACCCTGGGCATGCAAATATAATTACGACCACTGCAAATCCAAGGCCATCAAATTATTCAGAGAGTGGAGAGAAAACAGCACAAAGAG CATTCCTTCCGACCTAAAGAGGGTGGTTTATTGCTTCGGAATCAAAGAGGGAGGCAATGAAGACTGGGATTATGTTTGGAATGCTTACCGAAAATCTTCGGTCGCAACTGAAAAAGATGCCTTACTACTATCATTGGGGTGCAGTAGGAATGACACCAAAATCCTCGG TATGGATCCTGCAGaactacaaaaattaattaaaattgctaCGAAGCAAAAGGCATCCGAAATTCTGTCAGAGAAG ATGAATCTGAGCGACATCGAAGAGGGTCCATTTGGTGAAGATGTTGATTATATTTGGGGATTTATTCCCTTAACCCAGGAATGGATGGATAAATTTGGACCCAATATCGAGTCGTGGCTGAGATGGGCGCATCTTCAAGATCCTTTCAACTTACGTGCAACGCAATTAGAATTTTAA